Within Wyeomyia smithii strain HCP4-BCI-WySm-NY-G18 chromosome 2, ASM2978416v1, whole genome shotgun sequence, the genomic segment caaatagtcatgcaaggggcaataaaactatcgattttattaaatcgttgactactaagtgttcttagcgccaccatactgcgtattacgacatgctaaaaaaccgttgaatctttttacacatgaagcgaaactagcttggatgtctgttatctgtggtaaaactgagtcaaagctgccaaatttagagtaaaattaaagGAGCGTGTAAGCTCTGGATGAGAGTGTTCAGGTTCAAggagatttcaagcagatttttccgattttacagaaatttttcaaaaacatctggcatctcggATCCTATTGATATTGGTGTCAATTTTTAAACGCACATGGTTTTATTTGTTATTATATGAATGATGCATGTTGTTATTGATGGTTCATCTTTCCTCGCACATGATAATAATGATTTTCAATTCCTACGTTGAACTAGGATTTGCTTGAATTAGATTGTGTTTCTAATGTGTTAAGACTGATCATAATGGAAACAAACAGTGTGCCTGATATATCTAGTGTACTAGAAAAGATTGCTAATGCCGCGGAAAACACGAAAGAGAATActcgagagaaaaaaaatctggaggTTAATACTAAAACCAAGGAGAAACCTGTAAAACCTGAACATTTAATACCCAGGGGAAAGCCAAAATCTGGTCGTGTTTGGAAAACTCAGAAAGAAAAGTAAGTTCACAACATTCACTAATatcaaatctaattttattttctcaGATTTTCCAGTGTTAAAAAGTCCATTAGAGGAGAAGCTACGGCAAAACATTTAGCCTACAGAGATGAAATAAAGAATATAAAGGCATTGTCTCGTTCGATAAAAGAAGATCGCAAACAacagaataaagaaaaaaggCAACGCCGAGAAGAAAACAAACGTCGCAGGTTGGAAAATGAGCGAAAATCAGAAATAgttcaaattattaaaaatcCCGCCAAGCTAAAGCGAATGCGTAAAAAACAATTGAGGCAGATTGAAAAAAGGGAtttggataaaataaaagtagTTTAAACGCTAAATTAAAACTTAACGGTGTTAACATTTATTAAGTTTCGCAGTCGTGTAAAGCGTCTAACGTATTAAAAACTCCGCTCCATTCAAATCCGTGTAGTCTGTCTTGCAGAGTAATTTTACCTGCAGGAGCAATGCTTTGGAAAAGATTTTTAAATGGAGTGTacttttcaagacttttattgTCTCCGATAATGATGAGTTTTTTCTTGGCGCGTGTTATTGCCACCGTGAGCCGTCGGCTGTCTTGGAGTATTTCATATTCGTTTGGAGTGGTTCCTTCGCTGGGTGTGGGTAGCTCGGGGTTGTTCGATTTCGTGCATGAATATAGTATTATCTGTCGATGAAAGAATCGTTTTAAATGCAGTCACAAGTTTCAGTAACTCTAAACATTACATCTTTATCTTTTCCTTGGTATTGATCTACAGTATTAACTTCAATGTCTAAGCTGTATTTAACACCTGGTGCAGCCTTTTGGTTGGCGTACAGCTTCTCCATTAATTGCagataaaatttcaaaagttcAACCTGAGCTCTGAATGGAGCAATAATGCCAATAGAACTGCTCTCGATCCCACACTGTGACAAAACAAAAGTTTTGAGAATATATCTAACACTATTTAAAAATGGTTTACCTCGAGTAATATCATAATGATATAGAAAATAATTGCAGCTTCACAATAGTTTTCATAGATTGTCTTCGGTTGAGTTGTTTCACCTTCTGTGTTTTGCGTCGAGTAAGAATATTCTCGCTTCCGGCCTGCATCATAGGCCACGCTGCTGTTATACGTATTTAACGTGTTTATCGAAACGACCGATAACTCCAACTGGGATGCGGTTGCTCGTAGAAGCCATTTTTCCaatttgtgtttttgatgcattattTGAATTTCAGGTAACTTTATTGTGGCGTTTGCTACTGTTTCATTTGCACACAACAGCTTTCCCTTGTATGAAAAATCATTAGCCAGTTTGGTAATAGTTTTATTCATGCGATACTGGGTTGGAAGCACGCAGCACGATTGTTCATTGTCCAACCGTAAGAAAAGGCTCTCGTCGGCCCCAAGATCCCTGAAATTATTCGATTAAGAATAATTATAATTAGTCTCTCTGCTGCTATTCCTCTAAAAACGTCTGAACGAAAGTTGTCCTATATCATTTATAAAAACTTACTTGGCTTTACGAGATTTTACCACCGGTGGCAATTGATCGGGATCTCCAATCAATACGAATTTGTCGGATGATAACAGCGGTCTTATAACTGCACTTTGAAATACTTGCGTCGCTTCATCAATAATACAGAAATCGAAGGTTCTTCGCACTAGTAACGAATGAGCTGCACCCAAGCACGTTACAGCAACTATTTTCTGAAAGAAAGTAATTATGAGTGCCATAAGTTCAATCTGTCCGGTTCAATATATACATACAAATGAGTTATAAACAGCAGCGAGTTCTTCTGGAGTAGAACACTGCTCTGTCAACGCTGGCTCTGAAAATTCTTTTATGCACGGATCAATTCTTGACGTTGCTCCAAGCCTCATAAATTTGAGTTTGTGCGGCAATAGTCGTTTCAACACATTATCAACAGCGGAATGTGTATTGCTGGTGATTAGTACGCTTTTATTCAAAGCTATAAGCAGGCGAATGAGAGCAACGACAGTTTTAGTTTTCCCGGTACCTGGGAGACCTTTGAAGAGACAGTAGCTTTTAGTTCCGATTGCCGTCAACACTGCGATTTTCTGATGTTTGTTGAGATCGCGTAAAACTTTTTTTGCTGCCTCAGCAACTGTAGCTGGTACGGTTCGCGTAAAGGAAGGCCTCTCTCGATCGATTATAATTTTTCTAAGGCTAGACGATCTTTCTGTGTTATCCAGTAATACACCTATATTGGTTAAATTAAACGTAATGTTTGTTTGCGACTCGTACTTATCGAGATGAAATAACTCATCTGAATAGTTTTGGCTAAGATCTCGTTCTAAGGACATTGTAATTTCCCGTTTTCCAACACCAACGACTCGTCCCGCTGCGATTGCTATCCTTGTGGATGTGCTACAGATAAGATAATCATTGATCTCGAAGCATTGAGATAAATAATCGAAGACTGTAAGGTATTAAGGTATTAGTTTTGATTGAACTTTCATTTGAACGTTAAATATTACTCGGAAGTTGAGAGCCGCCCATCGAATCGATTTGATTAGAGTTTAAAGCGAAAGTATGAAAGCATTCGTCACCTGTTCTGAAAACACGACCCACTAATTTCAAATTGTGGACAGCACGACCCATCTTTTGACGAATTTCGGGGCTTTTGGTCCAGAGATGGTCTATGTGGAAACCtggagaaaataaaattaaaaaacaataaagcctgCAGGCCGGTACTGTGTTATATTTTGAATCGAAACAATTTGCCAAGTGCCATACGATAAGTAACGATATCGTATTTATAATGCGACTATATTTTGCACATTCAATTGTATCATAATTAAACTCATGTTCAACCAAGGTATATacgcaaaattaaaaacaattgcTATTGTACACTTTAATATATGAAtggtaataatatttttttcacaagtttattttagttattttttttaatgtttcacGTCATGAGCAAAAGTAAAACAGCTCAAACAAAACCTATTTTTGCTTCTCCATTGTATTTGTAATTTATCTGCCCTCACCTTGGCAACTTACTTCTTTTTGCTTCTTCATGCTCCAAAAAGATTAGACCAGTCCATCGAATGAAATAATCAATGTGATCATTGCTCAGGTGTCTTAATGACTCGTCAGCAATTAGACTAATGCTGTGATTCTTGGGCAACtcctttttttcgtgtttcaaaAAGCTGGTGCATATTACATTGTACGGACAGCGCGTACAAACGTGCTGGTTATTAAGTGGCTCCGGTAGTTGCATAGTATCCTTGAGAAGATCAAAACTTTCACTTTCCGTATTGGTGAAACTACGAGATAAGTAATGTGCCACTTCATTGCGTAACATGATAAGATCACGTCTAATATTTCGGTTACTTGAAAGAGGTGCACATTTTCCTTCGCGAAGATATAGTAGAATACCCTTCTCTACCTTATGCCCTACAAGATTCATCATCATCTCATACAAAACAATCTGACCTTTATGCTCTGCGGAAAAACTAGCTCGGCCTGTTTTTAATTCTAGTGGCATTATCTGATGCTTTTCGTTCGGACCACAACTAGCCTCGACAGTGACGTCAATTTTTCCTTTCAATCCCAATTGATGGCACCAGATGTTTTCTTCAATGTCTTTTATAGCATAGATTTGTAAATCTGATTTTGTACTTGATCGCTAGAATTTGGACAGTTTCAATTTCGTTCAAAAACTAAGTCGAttgtttttttaagaataccTGATAACTGATATGATTTTTGATAAACTCGTAAATCTTAGGATAAAATATTTCGATTTCATTTGCAGCTTCAGCTCTGCTCATCTTACATGCGTATAGCGTAGTGACCATTTCTTTTGAATTGATGTACTCCTGTCCCATTTTAGTTACGTCATTGAGTGTAGACAAGTTATTCCTTAGTGCTTTTTGTAGAAGCGCGTGAACAATTGTTCCAACTGTCATCTATAAAGATATATACAGTTTAGCCACCTTTTAACACAATCTTACAGTAAAACTTGCAATTGTATTATCTGCTTCTATACCACGAAAACGTTCTTGTAATACACCGCGTCGCTGACAATACAACGCTCCTACAACAGACGTACCGGAAACCAGATGATCCGGGTCTGTTACAAACATTCCATCCTGGCTATTGATCCTATACGAATTGTAGTTGGAATCGTAAACTCCATACAATGATACCGTGTTACCTTCCTGAATATGCAACGAAATCCAAGGAGGTTCCAGCATACATTTACCCTTCAAGCCACTTGCATAATCTTCTACAACAAGCATGAGAAATTGGCCATGATTTTGCTCCGACATTATTTTACATCGTTTCCAGTGACTGAGATCGAGTGTGTACtgctaaaaaaaataatttttttttaaaaaggcaGGGAAAAGCATTCGCACCATCGACCCGGTTCATAGAAAGTTTATTGTTTTACTAAATTAACCTGGGTCCATCCGAAAggagaaatatctttgataattttattgttttgaatGTGGTACAaaatttctaatgaaatgtcGTCTTTTGctaaaagttttgtttttttagtaaaatgtgAAAATGTCAATTTACctgaaaagtaacaaacaaaacttACTTAAAAAGAACAAGATGATGTCGTCAGTAAAGCAGACGGCATAGTAATATGAGTCgctgcggaacagagtggtctatgtgtcatcgagcaaatttgtcaggagaggcaattttcgaaaaaactctaaataaaattcagtttaacggattctttcaaacagaATGTtataatataaaggttatgaagtggtgaATACATgaaattaccatttttttttggcgaaataagtgattttacCCAGGCTTTCGAATACACCAACTCTTTTATCATCAGCGATCAAGTTTTTTATCAGCGATCAAGTTAGCTGATGAAATTATCGCAATCGTTCGTTGGGAAAAACTGTTTGGTGCTCAATGTCCTACTGTGCTGTTTCGCAGTATTAATACTTGGTTCGCTATTATATATATGCTCTTTCTGAACGGAGGTAGGAAGAATCGATCAGAGTAACATCTGATAAGAATTTGTGCTGATCGGCTCGATAGGCTCTGCTCACTAGTGTGTAGTGTCATTTTTTGCTCTGCCAGCTACTGTGCTAACCATGATGCAATGTAATCTGGTTTTGTAATTTCGCGTTGACGACGTTTCTGATACATATATGTTTAGTTTTGCCAAGCGaacaagaaagaaagaaatatttttgcttatcACGTACATTTTGATAACTACATATGTAAGTTCGCATAGATGCGAACAGCCTATAAAATCTCTtttaacaccgtcaacgcgaaacgCTATAATATCAATCTTTACTAGTAGCCAAGCTATGCCAACTGCATTATTTAGGCAAAGCAAATGAGATCCTACAACACCCGAGAGCAATTCATTCTGTAAAGGATTCGTTCGGAATCACAAttagatttcaaatttttactcCGTCGAGAACTGAGCAGCTAAAATCTGTGCTCACTCAATCGGAGATGTGTAAGTTATCGTGCTCTTTTTTGCATTGCGTTTATAAAAGTTCGTGGTTGTGAAAATAGCTACCTTTGATTAGTTTTTCTGAAGAACTGTATCAAATTAAGCAAAACTATGAGTTGCATGCATATGCAACACGTGTTTACTGCCTACTGGTATCAAGAGCAATATTTTACATCTACACATTCCAACGAAGAGGAGTATTCAGAAGCCTGATTTTAccataccaatgtacatagaccactctgacttcatatatattttactggaatcctcacatcgtttcggaacagagtggtctatgtacatgaacataaataaaaataacgttaaCTTGTATAAAATGGTTAGTGTCTCATGTACATATGATGTAcatggcatgtcacatgtaacatgtgacgtgtaacattacatgtaacacaacatgttacatattacatgatatttgacgtgttacatttttcgtgttacattacgtgtaacatgctACAGGGCAAGTGAATGGcaattctgtttcggacgaaatatcaacatggtataaatcagctttgaagttcgatttttcgaaatttttctagtatcataacttcagcttcttgagtagatacagtttatgtaaaaaactcatttttgaaaaaaaatggtctttagaccactctgttccgcaacggctcatatactGGGGTATTAACAACATTGTCATTTCTTCCACACGCAAACAAAAAACCAGTTTCTTATTGAAAACTTATTGTTTTAACTTCACTTTTGGCAGCAACGGCGAGTCTCTCGGCTACTCTGAATATGTTTGTATTTTCATTCTTGATTCTGCTGACGGTTGCTTCTACGCAATGATAGTGATCCACACCAATTTCCATGGCAACACGTTGACAACGGTgcatataaatttttcaaacaaatcaaatagcacaagataaataaatttgtttgtaaaactTGCGAAAAATTATCTGTAGTGTTTTTCGAGTGCCAATCGCCAACTATGCAGCCAGGGTGGTTGTGAATCTCAGGTTGTGAAAAGCCTAGTTTCTGGTGAATAACATGGGAAACTTCTGCAAGGGTTGTTTATCACGTAAACAGTCAGAAGAGTATGAACTTCATATTTTTCAACGaaagagataattttttttcatccatAGAGACGTTCTACTATTGCTTATTGTGGGTTTACAATATACTGGTAAAACAGAAATCGCACACAAAATATGCCATCTCGTTAGAAATGATTATCTTCAAACAAAAGGATGCAGAATATTTAACACCAGTATAGgtaagatttttttattatccACCACCACTGTTACTTAACAGGACAGTGTTGGGAGTTACAGACGCaataattcaattgattttgt encodes:
- the LOC129722521 gene encoding DNA replication ATP-dependent helicase/nuclease DNA2 isoform X3, whose protein sequence is MSEQNHGQFLMLVVEDYASGLKGKCMLEPPWISLHIQEGNTVSLYGVYDSNYNSYRINSQDGMFVTDPDHLVSGTSVVGALYCQRRGVLQERFRGIEADNTIMTVGTIVHALLQKALRNNLSTLNDVTKMGQEYINSKEMVTTLYACKMSRAEAANEIEIFYPKIYEFIKNHISYQRSSTKSDLQIYAIKDIEENIWCHQLGLKGKIDVTVEASCGPNEKHQIMPLELKTGRASFSAEHKGQIVLYEMMMNLVGHKVEKGILLYLREGKCAPLSSNRNIRRDLIMLRNEVAHYLSRSFTNTESESFDLLKDTMQLPEPLNNQHVCTRCPYNVICTSFLKHEKKELPKNHSISLIADESLRHLSNDHIDYFIRWTGLIFLEHEEAKRSFHIDHLWTKSPEIRQKMGRAVHNLKLVGRVFRTGDECFHTFALNSNQIDSMGGSQLPIFDYLSQCFEINDYLICSTSTRIAIAAGRVVGVGKREITMSLERDLSQNYSDELFHLDKYESQTNITFNLTNIGVLLDNTERSSSLRKIIIDRERPSFTRTVPATVAEAAKKVLRDLNKHQKIAVLTAIGTKSYCLFKGLPGTGKTKTVVALIRLLIALNKSVLITSNTHSAVDNVLKRLLPHKLKFMRLGATSRIDPCIKEFSEPALTEQCSTPEELAAVYNSFKIVAVTCLGAAHSLLVRRTFDFCIIDEATQVFQSAVIRPLLSSDKFVLIGDPDQLPPVVKSRKAKDLGADESLFLRLDNEQSCCVLPTQYRMNKTITKLANDFSYKGKLLCANETVANATIKLPEIQIMHQKHKLEKWLLRATASQLELSVVSINTLNTYNSSVAYDAGRKREYSYSTQNTEGETTQPKTIYENYCEAAIIFYIIMILLECGIESSSIGIIAPFRAQVELLKFYLQLMEKLYANQKAAPGVKYSLDIEVNTVDQYQGKDKDIILYSCTKSNNPELPTPSEGTTPNEYEILQDSRRLTVAITRAKKKLIIIGDNKSLEKYTPFKNLFQSIAPAGKITLQDRLHGFEWSGVFNTLDALHDCET
- the LOC129722523 gene encoding coiled-coil domain-containing protein 86 codes for the protein METNSVPDISSVLEKIANAAENTKENTREKKNLEVNTKTKEKPVKPEHLIPRGKPKSGRVWKTQKEKFSSVKKSIRGEATAKHLAYRDEIKNIKALSRSIKEDRKQQNKEKRQRREENKRRRLENERKSEIVQIIKNPAKLKRMRKKQLRQIEKRDLDKIKVV
- the LOC129722521 gene encoding DNA replication ATP-dependent helicase/nuclease DNA2 isoform X2 — encoded protein: MDNTNSTKRSNGMLSSDTENEYAEMSSVQRAPKRAKHATDRASANFYESPEKSADTTGEVQVLMENLDNFFDEDDSDAFGLDFEMLNDAEYTLDLSHWKRCKIMSEQNHGQFLMLVVEDYASGLKGKCMLEPPWISLHIQEGNTVSLYGVYDSNYNSYRINSQDGMFVTDPDHLVSGTSVVGALYCQRRGVLQERFRGIEADNTIMTVGTIVHALLQKALRNNLSTLNDVTKMGQEYINSKEMVTTLYACKMSRAEAANEIEIFYPKIYEFIKNHISYQRSSTKSDLQIYAIKDIEENIWCHQLGLKGKIDVTVEASCGPNEKHQIMPLELKTGRASFSAEHKGQIVLYEMMMNLVGHKVEKGILLYLREGKCAPLSSNRNIRRDLIMLRNEVAHYLSRSFTNTESESFDLLKDTMQLPEPLNNQHVCTRCPYNVICTSFLKHEKKELPKNHSISLIADESLRHLSNDHIDYFIRWTGLIFLEHEEAKRSFHIDHLWTKSPEIRQKMGRAVHNLKLVGRVFRTGDECFHTFALNSNQIDSMGGSQLPIFDYLSQCFEINDYLICSTSTRIAIAAGRVVGVGKREITMSLERDLSQNYSDELFHLDKYESQTNITFNLTNIGVLLDNTERSSSLRKIIIDRERPSFTRTVPATVAEAAKKVLRDLNKHQKIAVLTAIGTKSYCLFKGLPGTGKTKTVVALIRLLIALNKSVLITSNTHSAVDNVLKRLLPHKLKFMRLGATSRIDPCIKEFSEPALTEQCSTPEELAAVYNSFKIVAVTCLGAAHSLLVRRTFDFCIIDEATQVFQSAVIRPLLSSDKFVLIGDPDQLPPVVKSRKAKDLGADESLFLRLDNEQSCCVLPTQYRMNKTITKLANDFSYKGKLLCANETVANATIKLPEIQIMHQKHKLEKWLLRATASQLELSVVSINTLNTYNSSVAYDAGRKREYSYSTQNTEGETTQPKTIYENYCEAAIIFYIIMILLECGIESSSIGIIAPFRAQVELLKFYLQLMEKLYANQKAAPGVKYSLDIEVNTVDQYQGKDKDIILYSCTKSNNPELPTPSEGTTPNEYEILQDSRRLTVAITRAKKKLIIIGDNKSLEKYTPFKNLFQSIAPAGKITLQDRLHGFEWSGVFNTLDALHDCET
- the LOC129722521 gene encoding DNA replication ATP-dependent helicase/nuclease DNA2 isoform X1, producing the protein MDNTNSTKRSNGMLSSDTENEYAEMSSVQRAPKRAKHATDRASANFYESPEKSADTTGEVQVLMENLDNFFDEDDSDAFGLDFEMLNDAEQYTLDLSHWKRCKIMSEQNHGQFLMLVVEDYASGLKGKCMLEPPWISLHIQEGNTVSLYGVYDSNYNSYRINSQDGMFVTDPDHLVSGTSVVGALYCQRRGVLQERFRGIEADNTIMTVGTIVHALLQKALRNNLSTLNDVTKMGQEYINSKEMVTTLYACKMSRAEAANEIEIFYPKIYEFIKNHISYQRSSTKSDLQIYAIKDIEENIWCHQLGLKGKIDVTVEASCGPNEKHQIMPLELKTGRASFSAEHKGQIVLYEMMMNLVGHKVEKGILLYLREGKCAPLSSNRNIRRDLIMLRNEVAHYLSRSFTNTESESFDLLKDTMQLPEPLNNQHVCTRCPYNVICTSFLKHEKKELPKNHSISLIADESLRHLSNDHIDYFIRWTGLIFLEHEEAKRSFHIDHLWTKSPEIRQKMGRAVHNLKLVGRVFRTGDECFHTFALNSNQIDSMGGSQLPIFDYLSQCFEINDYLICSTSTRIAIAAGRVVGVGKREITMSLERDLSQNYSDELFHLDKYESQTNITFNLTNIGVLLDNTERSSSLRKIIIDRERPSFTRTVPATVAEAAKKVLRDLNKHQKIAVLTAIGTKSYCLFKGLPGTGKTKTVVALIRLLIALNKSVLITSNTHSAVDNVLKRLLPHKLKFMRLGATSRIDPCIKEFSEPALTEQCSTPEELAAVYNSFKIVAVTCLGAAHSLLVRRTFDFCIIDEATQVFQSAVIRPLLSSDKFVLIGDPDQLPPVVKSRKAKDLGADESLFLRLDNEQSCCVLPTQYRMNKTITKLANDFSYKGKLLCANETVANATIKLPEIQIMHQKHKLEKWLLRATASQLELSVVSINTLNTYNSSVAYDAGRKREYSYSTQNTEGETTQPKTIYENYCEAAIIFYIIMILLECGIESSSIGIIAPFRAQVELLKFYLQLMEKLYANQKAAPGVKYSLDIEVNTVDQYQGKDKDIILYSCTKSNNPELPTPSEGTTPNEYEILQDSRRLTVAITRAKKKLIIIGDNKSLEKYTPFKNLFQSIAPAGKITLQDRLHGFEWSGVFNTLDALHDCET
- the LOC129722521 gene encoding DNA replication ATP-dependent helicase/nuclease DNA2 isoform X4, translated to MYAGTSLDFVAYSGRINSQDGMFVTDPDHLVSGTSVVGALYCQRRGVLQERFRGIEADNTIMTVGTIVHALLQKALRNNLSTLNDVTKMGQEYINSKEMVTTLYACKMSRAEAANEIEIFYPKIYEFIKNHISYQRSSTKSDLQIYAIKDIEENIWCHQLGLKGKIDVTVEASCGPNEKHQIMPLELKTGRASFSAEHKGQIVLYEMMMNLVGHKVEKGILLYLREGKCAPLSSNRNIRRDLIMLRNEVAHYLSRSFTNTESESFDLLKDTMQLPEPLNNQHVCTRCPYNVICTSFLKHEKKELPKNHSISLIADESLRHLSNDHIDYFIRWTGLIFLEHEEAKRSFHIDHLWTKSPEIRQKMGRAVHNLKLVGRVFRTGDECFHTFALNSNQIDSMGGSQLPIFDYLSQCFEINDYLICSTSTRIAIAAGRVVGVGKREITMSLERDLSQNYSDELFHLDKYESQTNITFNLTNIGVLLDNTERSSSLRKIIIDRERPSFTRTVPATVAEAAKKVLRDLNKHQKIAVLTAIGTKSYCLFKGLPGTGKTKTVVALIRLLIALNKSVLITSNTHSAVDNVLKRLLPHKLKFMRLGATSRIDPCIKEFSEPALTEQCSTPEELAAVYNSFKIVAVTCLGAAHSLLVRRTFDFCIIDEATQVFQSAVIRPLLSSDKFVLIGDPDQLPPVVKSRKAKDLGADESLFLRLDNEQSCCVLPTQYRMNKTITKLANDFSYKGKLLCANETVANATIKLPEIQIMHQKHKLEKWLLRATASQLELSVVSINTLNTYNSSVAYDAGRKREYSYSTQNTEGETTQPKTIYENYCEAAIIFYIIMILLECGIESSSIGIIAPFRAQVELLKFYLQLMEKLYANQKAAPGVKYSLDIEVNTVDQYQGKDKDIILYSCTKSNNPELPTPSEGTTPNEYEILQDSRRLTVAITRAKKKLIIIGDNKSLEKYTPFKNLFQSIAPAGKITLQDRLHGFEWSGVFNTLDALHDCET